Within the Phalacrocorax aristotelis chromosome 13, bGulAri2.1, whole genome shotgun sequence genome, the region CACGCCCATGCACAGCTCTGAAGggcattcaaaaaaaaaaaatggtttttttgCATCCTTTCTCAGATAAGGACTCCCATGTATCAGGCCACCCAATGTCACAGCTGCAGAAGCACACATCTTGGGCTCAGGCTCCAGCTTTGCTAAGAGCTGGCCATGACGATGCATAGAAAGTTGGAATATATTTTTACCATTTCTGGGCCAAAATCTGCCTTCTGGGACTTTTCCCAGTTTTGTACTCATCCTGGAGAATTTCTGTCAACTgcaattttctcttcctctaaCTTTGTTTAAGACTTGGAAAAACCATGATCGATTGTTTGTTTTAACCATGTTGCCCTCTTCCTGACTTGATGTAATCTTTAGGCGCTATTAAAACTGAATAGTAAATTAATCAGCTAGGGCCCAATGTCACATGTTGACTCAGGTGCCATCTGAATTGCTTCTCTCACTCAGCACTGGCTATAAGTCAGATCTTCAGTTTGGTGGAGAATTTATACAGAAATATTCACCAAAATTCCTAAGCAATTTTGGTGcattataatatttttacttaataTGCAATAGAGCCTCACATCTAGAGAGGAGACCATAATTTTCTTACGTGAGTGTGTGCTTTAGCATCCCAGGTATCTGCCAAGATGCTTACTCCAAAGATACTGTACCAAAACGTTGGGTTTGGTACAACTGTACAATACCGTACCATTTGCTTTTGACAAGGGGCCGTGGTTACCATTACCACAGACAGTGTGTGACACTGCTCCTGTCTCAGCCAGCAGCAACTGCATGCTGGGagtatttccattctttctgGGATTCCATATTTGTCTTCTGAGTAAAAAGCCTCATCTCTGAAGTacattatacatatatacacgTATATATATAGCTAGATAGATGGATATGAGAAAGAGAATTTCTTACTTTTATAAAGCAAATGATAAAGCATCACTTTTAAGAACAGGATTGCAGTAAGAGCCGGGattttttgtgtgatttttctgcaaaaattgTATCTGAAGAAGAGCTGCTTGTTTGGATTCTTGGACAGTTGATTGTTAATCctatttaacaaaataatacatttatattaaaagatAAATCCTCTTGCCTTTCTGTTCAAGAAAGACTGTTTAGGAATCATGGTCCGTGGTCCACAACGTGAGCCATCCTAGCCCTGCTAGAGCATGAGGGTTAATCAGTAGCTGTGATGTTGGCTTTGGCAGCCCAATTCCTGCCTTCTCCTGTTGCCAGGTCAGAGCACTTTGAAAGTTAACGCAGGGCAAGCCAGAGGGAAGGTGCCCCTGCTCCCTTGCTAGACAGGCAAGTTGGATTTATGGATGCAGGTTGTTCCACCCTCACGTGTCCTTTTCCCTTCGGTAATCAAAGGGACATGTATCTCACCGCTAGGAGCAGCTGCAAGCCCATCATTTCAGTTGAACGTAGGGGCATGCCAGACCACCTGAAACTCTAAATGAGCACTGAAGTCTTTCAGCAAACACTCCCTGCCTGAGCTGACAGTGCACTCCAACAGCCAGGCAGCCCAGGCTGTGCCACTTCTGGCTCTTAGCATCCCTGACGCAGGGGACGGGACAAAACTATTGTAAACTATTTTTGATACCTGCATCCATGTGCTCAGCAGCTTTGCAAGTCAGGATGTGGCTGGATTAAGCCAGCGCCCTTGGTCCTTCAGCACAATCAGCGATGGCAGCTGACCTGGCTCTTTACCTTGCAGGGGGAACCTGATACCCCTCGCCTGTCCTCCAAGGGTGGCTGGCCAACAGGTCCCTAATCATCTGCCTAAATATAATTCTGGAACAGATATTTTCTGACCAGGGAGACCTAATATTAGCCCACGTTTGACTGCTGGAGGTCTTGCGTGGTGCACAGTCTCTCTGCATTGCCTTTAGGCTTTCTTTGTGTCAGCATTAGCCAAGAATACTGTTCCGTGTCAGTGAGGAGAGCTGGAAAGGGGGCTTAAAGATCCAACTGTGTGGTCAGCCAAGCCCAGGAGAACCTGCAGGTATACTCTTCattgggtaaaaaactggctggatggctgggcccaaagagttgtggtgaatggagctaaattgAGTTGGCGGCTGGTCGcaagcggggttccccagggctcagcgttggggccagtcctgtttaatatctttatcgatgatctggatgaggggatcgagtgcaccctcagtcagtttgcaggtgacaccaaggtgggcaggagtgttgatctgctctgcagagggcTCTGGACAGCCTGGATTGATGGGCTCAGGCCAACTGTATGGCGTTCAACAAggctgtgctgggtcctgcacttgagCCATAAAACCCCCCTGCAACACTACGGacttggggcagaggggctggaaagctgcccggcggagaaggccctgggggtgctggctgacagccaaggaggccaccagcccctgggcttgtgtcagcactggggtggccagcaggagccgggcagggatggggcccctgtgctcggccctggtgaggccacatctcagatactgtgttcagttttgggccccctcaggacaagaagagcatcaagttgctggagcgtgtccagagaagggcaatgaagctggtgaagggtctgatgaggagcggctgagggagctgggggtgtttagcctggagaagagggggctgaggggagaccttatcacagctacctgaaaggaggttgtagtgtgGTAGGCGTCAGTCTCTTCTTCCCAAGTAATAagcaacaggacaagaggaaacagcctcaagctgtgctGCGGagttttagattggatattaggcaatattacttcactgaaaaggtTGTCAgagattggaacaggctgcccaaagaaGTGGTTGAGTTgctatccctggaggtatttagaagacattGGATGtgatgcttagggacatggtttagtggtgagCTGGCAGagttaggtttatggttggactctGATgttaaaggccttttccaacctgtACGATtctgtgtctgtgctgtttTGCCCCAGAGGATGGGGAAATGGGAGCAGGCCTTGGCTGCTGTCTGGGCACAGTGCTGCAGTAGTATCCAGGCAGCTCCGGGAGCTGAGCTGGTTTGCAGCTGCCAAAGCAGCAGATGCAGCTGCTACCTGGCTGCCAAATCCTGGTTTCCTGGTTATGGACATCTCTGTCCCAGCCTCATGGCTATTGCTTCCCAGATGCCCACAGACATTTGTCCCTCTGTCTGACAGCCACTTCTCTGCTTGTTTATGGTCTTGTTTTCTCTGATAAATCTCAAACTTGTAACAGACAGTTTTTCCCTAGGCTGTCAGGTTGATGCTTGTCCTTGTGTCACCAGTGGAGAGTATTTCTTGGGCCAGTTCTGCCTTGTCCCTGCCATGGCCATTGATCCTAGCTGGGCTGTAGCTGCCTCCCGTAGCTGTGGCTGAATCAGCTCTGCCTGGGCTGGGTGAAACACCAGTGATGTCCTCATATCTCTGTGCTGCACAGGGAAGACACCTCTTCCCATTGGCACCTCTTCTGCTGGGGTCTGGGCCACTCTGCCAAGTCCAAGCCAGCCTTGTGCTTGACTTCTGGGGTAGTAACGTGGAAGGGAGCAGTGCTCCCACGGgtggatcacagaatcatagaatcatttaggttggaaaagacctttaagatcaagtccaaccgttaacctaacactgccaagtccaccactaaaccatgtccctaagtgccacttctacatatcttttaaatacctccagggtaTGAAACACCCACGGGAAAAGTGCTGCCTGGCAGCAAACCTGGGAAAGCAGGGACAGACTTTTAGCATTTTCTATGCCTGACTACATCTGCTTCCACCTGGGTGCTGCAAACCCATGAGGTGTCAGCGACCTGAATGGAAGGGACTCTTTTGTAACACAGCTCCTTAGTTCTCTATTAGGGAAATCTTGTGTAACCACTGTGCAGCCCAGCCAGCTACAGgcaaaacaggaagaagaaacatccagacagaaaaaaacaccttcaGCATTTGAAGGCTGTGTTATTTATTCCAACAGCTTATAGAGTTTTATCAAACCATCTTTAACACAAAACATGTCTCCTAAAAGAGAGAACGGTGTGAGATCCTACCAGAGATCATCTCAGCTAACAGCTTGCAAAGTTAAGCCTGAATTTCAACAGTCAAACCAGCAAAAtgtttctcccctccccttaACAGTATCGTAAAATGctaaaacctgaagaaaaagatGCCTGTGGCTGATGCTGCTGAGTCTGTAGGTGGAGCTCATCCGTACAGAGCTGTGCTTTGGTCCTTTCCTGATGCTaaatggcagcagcacaggtgaGTGGTGCTTGACATGAAGGCAGTGGGACTGGCCGGGTCCCTTCCCCACTGCCCACCCTGACAAGGGGCCACATGGCAGTCCAGAGGCCAGGTCTAAGATGCAGATGAGGGTGAGGCTTAGAAAAACCAATAATCTAAATTTCTATTCTAtggaaacagaataaataatagTCTATATTTGCAAAGGAGGAAGGTACCTTGGACAGGAAAGTCTCATGTGTCTATTATtactgaaatctgtttttcccCTAGGGGAAAATTGCAGCTAAGGCATCTTGAGAATGGCTCATATCACTACAACCATGGCAGTGTTGCGCTAAATCATTAGGGATGGGAGCAGAAGTCTTTTGGAGGTGCCAGTCCTTGCACAGCATCCTGTGGCTTTCTAAACAAAAATGGTTGCAGCAGAGGCATTTGACAGACAACTTGGTGTTCCAGGTTGGCTTTTGTCCGCAGATTCAATAGCAAATTCTTGTTTAATGTTCAAAACGaagccctcctcctgcccatcccaccccctgtACACTGTCATGGGGAGGGGCTGTTTTCTTGCCCCTTTGGTCTTGCTTCAGGGTCGTTCTCAGAAGAAGTGGCATCTCTTTGGCTTTCTGCAGAAGGGAGGATTGGGAAGAAAGCACGGTTACACTCTGCTGAGGACACAAGCGATCAGTAACTGCTATAGCTGATTTTATTCAGATTGCCCCCTGAAGACCTATCGCTACCCTCCTGTGGCCAGATATTTGGCTTAAGAGTATTGGGTTCTCCCTTCACATTCCTCAAACACTTCTCAACGCATCTAGTGAGGCTGGGagggagccctggggcaggggcgtGCTCTCCTTGTCTAACCTGCAACCCCAACTTGCAAGTGCTCCAGGAACATCTGCCCCACCGCCTGGCAGCTACCTGAGTTGCTCTCTGTTAGAAGAGCTCTAAGTTGTCCTTATTACAGACAGGCGGATGGACACGTGCTAGTATGGACATGTTGGGTGTAAtgtgttttaaagtatttttatagtTACAGATTTTTAGGCTGGAGGAGTAAAagagaaagggcaaaaaattAGTTTATCCCCTGCAGTGGTGCTGCATGTTTTGTGGCTTATCAGTGAAATCAGACTGTCTGGTTTTCTTGCGCTCTGAACAGAGGATTTATGCTGGTTGCAGTCAGGCGGTCAGCATGTATTGAGCAAGGTGATACTGCTGCCATGGTTGGGCTACAGCGGAAGATTTGGAGATGGCTGGTAGTGGTTaacattatttctgttcttatttGAAATTCTGTGGAACTATCTGAAGGCtggcttttttgtgttttttttttttggtttggtttggtttggttttttttataaaacaaccaacaaagaaaaagcaaaccacaaCCCATTCCTGGGAAGGCTGTTGGTCAGTATGAGCACCAGTGCCTCTACAAATCAGCCAGGAAAGGGCCTGGGCTGGAGCCTGCAGGGCTCATGTGCCAGGAACCCCAGGAGCATCCTGTTGGTTGCAAGAGCCCTTCGGCCCAGGGAGTCCCCCGCTAGCTGAGTACCCGCTGAGCATGAACGCACTGACAACAGCGAGGAATGGGACGATCCTCCTGAGCAGCTGTGTGATGCTCCCAGAGGCAGCACTAGTTAGCTGCACTGCCATTTTGTGCCttccccttccagcctcagtgCTAGGAGCTGGGCTTACTGGTGTCTGCAGCAGCTCACCTGCTCCTTCAACGGCGAGGTCACCTAGGTCCTCGGTCAGCTTGCGCATGCTGATGGTGGTTGCATCTCGTTGGATGTCGTGGACAGCATTCCTCCGACCAGCCCGATCGCAGGAAATAAAGTCGGTGTATGTGCTGGACTCTACCTCCATTGCATCTCTATATACCTGCAAAGCGCTGTagagaaaacacagctgggAGGTCAGGGATGCTCGGCAAGCCTCGAGTCATGGCTCCCTCCAGGTTAGATTACGCCGTGGAGTTAAATTACAGCATGAAAAAATAGTCCCTGTAACTCTGCTTCGGTTCCTCTAACAGGAGCTACTGCAATCTCAGATATCAACCCTGTCACGTGGGGTGGCGTGCTGGGTGACCCCCGTGCTGGCGGACCCGCCGTGCTGGGTGACCCCCGTGCTGGCTGAGGGGAGGTAGGCAGAAAGGATCCGTCCCACCTGCCTTACTGgccctttttctgtctttccattGCGAAGCAAGGCAGATAAGGTGTTTGCCACTCCTTTTGAGTTTCTGGCCTTCTACTTTAGGAGCTGCAAGGTTGCTTGCAGCagctttttcctgcagaaaaagtattacagaaaaatccctccttcctcctcaaaaTGCCACGGGAGCTTTGCACAGACGCCAAATTTGGCTCACTGCATGGGGGGATGGGGTGCTGATCCAACCTGAATTTGTAATGGGAAAGGATCAGGGCCCTGACGGATGCCAGCTGGAAAGCTTGGGGAGCAGGGGAGTATTTTATAGGTGCAGGGCTTTGGATCAGTACTGGCCTCCACTGGTTGCTGGATGTCACTGAAAAAGTGTTGGGCTGGGCTGCTTTGAGATAAGCACTTTAGCATGTGGAAATCAGCCCTTCTGTGAGATGTTTGGATCCCTTCACTCCAGGCTTGTGTCTGTGCCACGAACAGAGAACAAAGAAAGGCTTGGAGCAGCCACTTGTCACCCTCAAGCACTGCTTCGAGCCAGCTCTTCATTAAGCCTGATGGGTCCTTAAGTTGTTGGGTTTTCATTTTAGCTGATGGTTTAACTTGCCAGCGTTTGTACAGCAGGCAGAGTCTAGGGACCTCAGCAGCTCAGGGGATGTATCGCAGGCGTCTTGGCTCTCGGGCACAGAGCTAGCGAGCGCACGCTGCCTCTGCACTGGAAACCTGGTGCTCTTTGTTCCTGTTCCTGTGTAGTCAATTCAGCAACTCAGTTGTTGCATGGAAATTAGATATTAATAGTTGTCTTATCTCCAATTTTGCCCACTAAAAAGTGCCTTTAGCCCTGCTGCTGATGTCAATACTAGAAGGAGGCCCCGAGTAAAAATGCTTGtgtgtaatgaaaaaaatattcaatttcTTATCATTCACTCGCTTTTGTGTCTTAGGGTTAATATCCCACTGAGAAATTTGCTTAGCTCCTGCACAAATCCTGCTTAATATTGATCTTCCTACCAGAGAAATCTGCTGGCAGACAACCAGCCTGGGCAGGAATCGCACTCCTCACTCTGTATTCCCTGATGTTATGgcaatagaaagaaaatgctgatgaaAATGCAATAGCCAGGATAAAATAAGTTAAATTTTCCCCTTTACTAAGACTGAGCTGGGTGCAGTAACATCAAACCGTCATAAGCCCTATATATTCCAGTAGCCCCAGGGACTCTTCTCTTGGTGCTGATGCCAGCTCAGGGACCGCTGGCACCAGCTCACTGGTGGGACTTGGGGCTTGGCACACCCAGACCTCCCAGGAGAGCCTGCTTCTCCAAATCCAGCAAATCCTTGCAAacacctgcctcctcccagggcTTCACATCCATCTAGTTTCTGTTAAATGAGCCCCAGGAAAAGCTGCATCCTTTGCCCCAGGAAGAGATCCCAGCTGttgtttttcctcatcttcaCTCCTTCCTTTACAGACTTGCCCTTCCAGGGAAGAGGCACCTGCTCTGGATGCAGCAGGCTGGCTGATCTCAGTGAGAAAAGCACCTTTTCTCTGGGGCAGGATGAGCATCCATCATTCCCAGACAAGTCCTCCTCACAGCTCCTCAGAGCCCAGAGGCTGCTGACCTTCTGTAGCTGCCAGAGATGTCACCCGGACTTGGGAGGCTTCCCGAAGAGTGGTCCACACAAGCCTGGGTCCATCTCCACATCAGCAAGGCCAATTCAGAGCTGATATGCTCAGGAGTCTGCCCTTGCACCAGGGGCTGGACCACCTGATTCATAGGATGGGCTCCACAAactggggagcaggagctgaCCAGCCCCTGGGATGCGGCATTTTCCTGGTGTCCCTTGATGCAGCTGCCAGCGGTAGATGTGCTCAGCTGTGGCAGCGCCGTGCCAAGTGACTAAATGCCCCATCACACGGGGAAAGGCTGGGATCTTGATTTAAAATAGGGGAAGGAAATGAGTGTGCAGAAGCAAGTCCTGCTCAGGGCAGGTTTGGGTCCCGGCTCAGTGGCCGGGAGATGGCGtgtgtgatttatttattttgcgTGGCTGGGAGGGTTCCTGCCTTCGGCTTTCCATGCAAAGAGCCAGAGAGGAGTGGATTTATGAGCAAAGCTTTCAAACTGGTGTAGTTCCTTCAGGATTTTCAAGGTGGGCGGCTCTCAAAAGCCTTGCAGGCAGATCCCTCCCTGCTGGCAGAGACACTCCAGCCTCTACCTCCGGGAAGCTGTTGGACTGAGGAGGTGATGGCAGTGATTGCCTCGATTTTTGATAgaaaaacctgatttttcaaAGAGCATTTCCACATTTCCAGGCAGGTGCAAAACAGTTCAGTGCGTTTTTAGTCAGTGGAAGCATCTTTTAACATCTGCCAGGGACAAGAAAGGAACCACCTTCCTTCCTGCCCATGTAGTTCAACTTGAAACTGTGTTTCCATGGACAGTCATTTAGTGGTGGCAGGGGATTTTAAAGGGGGGTGCATCACCCGCCAGCTCCCCACCTTCGGGTTTTCATGCTCCCgtgggctggcaggagggaatGGTGTGCCAGTTCTTGCCAGGCGTTGCAGGAGTAAGCCCGCAGCACGCAAATACACTACACAAGGGTTTCCAGGGTGCTTCAAAGAGATGATTCAACTTGTCTCCAGAGGGTTATTTCCCGCCTCACTTTCCTCCTTGCTGCTGTAACAGAAATGGTCCCTGCGCCCTTGGCACAGCGTGCCAGCCcacagggacagggcaggggaTGCGTGGCATGGTGACAAAGGCCATGGGCAGGGGACTGGGACCTGCTGCCCATTGCACATTCctcaaaagcatttctgtgctgcttggAGGGAGGCTGTGTCCTCTCCACCACAGGGACACCgtgctgcctgtcccagggCACCTGGCCACAAGTGAAGAAGCCCCTCGCAAGCTGCCACAGGCACCAGCCGCAACcccagagctgcctctgctcccatGTCCTGCTGAAATAACTTGGCTTTGCCAAACCTGCCATTTGCCCTGGACTTATTTTTCCATAGTGTCTTGTGAGGATTAAGAAATCTGGAACTGTAATAGTCTTGGCTTTGCTGGTGTGGACTCGGCTTCCGGAGCTGGTTTTGCTGTCAGACCACAGCTGGGCTCATTGGCATTTTCCAGGAAAGTCACCCAGCAGCTGACGGagcagctggctctgctctgggggctgcagctAAACCAGCCCTACACAC harbors:
- the PKIG gene encoding cAMP-dependent protein kinase inhibitor gamma isoform X1; this translates as MEVESSTYTDFISCDRAGRRNAVHDIQRDATTISMRKLTEDLGDLAVEGAESQRDATSSENDPEARPKGQENSPSP
- the PKIG gene encoding cAMP-dependent protein kinase inhibitor gamma isoform X2 — encoded protein: MSKQGAKLPYAKKCHGCHTETNRTSSDLEVLWAHCKGGALQVYRDAMEVESSTYTDFISCDRAGRRNAVHDIQRDATTISMRKLTEDLGDLAVEGAESQRDATSSENDPEARPKGQENSPSP